Proteins from a genomic interval of Clostridium scatologenes:
- the lonC gene encoding Lon family ATP-dependent protease: MKSQLVNDIEDEFIDNISIETQINVLYEILNKVLDEGTIRSRTVKYKLQSYVKSKDMLKRLYALNMIVSDGKGLQTVPTESNACKVLEDTNVWISEALATKYIKSKIEQEVEKNLIEKQDKYLDEVRLGIIKKQKGPENAKTLKRYAQLEVLDSNKLSKNIQSILRPGCFSEIVGQERAIKSILSKLASPYPQHIILYGPPGVGKTTAARLALEEVKKLKYTPFEESAKFVEVDGTTLRWDPREITNPLLGSVHDPIYQGTKRDLAETGTPEPKPGLVTEAHGGILFIDEIGELDEMLQNKLLKVLEDKRVEFSSSYYDPDDENTPKYIKYLFENGAPADFILIGATTREPNEINPALRSRCTEVYFEPLSSSDIKKIVENAANKIDINLEEGVSETISRYTIEGRKAVNILADAYGYVLYNQKGTDSNSKVLITNEDLNEIISISRLVPFEDVKNEVKYEIGHIYGLGVSGYIGSTLEIETAVFEAKEKGKGSVRFNDTAGSMAKDSVFNAASVIRKIADKDLSDYDIHVNVIGGGKIDGPSAGAAITICIISALLNKPLRQDVAITGEISLRGKVKPVGGIFEKIYGARRKGIKLVIMPEDNIKEAPTEFEDIEIKAVKNIEELMKIVFESNSKER; this comes from the coding sequence GTGAAATCACAATTAGTGAATGATATAGAAGATGAATTTATTGATAATATATCAATTGAGACCCAAATAAATGTATTGTATGAGATATTAAATAAAGTACTGGATGAAGGCACTATAAGATCTAGGACAGTAAAATATAAATTACAAAGCTATGTGAAAAGTAAAGACATGCTAAAGAGGCTATACGCTTTGAACATGATAGTGAGTGATGGCAAGGGATTACAAACTGTGCCTACTGAATCAAATGCATGCAAGGTCCTAGAAGATACAAATGTTTGGATCTCAGAAGCTTTGGCAACAAAATATATAAAAAGTAAAATAGAGCAAGAAGTAGAAAAAAATCTTATAGAAAAGCAAGATAAGTATCTAGATGAAGTAAGATTAGGGATTATAAAAAAGCAAAAAGGACCAGAAAATGCAAAGACACTTAAAAGATATGCTCAACTTGAAGTTTTAGATTCTAATAAGCTAAGTAAAAATATTCAGAGTATTTTAAGGCCAGGATGTTTTTCTGAAATTGTAGGACAGGAAAGGGCTATAAAATCTATATTATCAAAGCTAGCATCACCGTATCCACAACATATTATACTATATGGTCCACCAGGGGTTGGAAAAACTACGGCTGCAAGATTAGCATTAGAGGAAGTTAAAAAGTTGAAGTATACTCCTTTTGAAGAAAGTGCTAAGTTTGTGGAAGTTGATGGTACTACTTTAAGATGGGATCCAAGAGAAATAACAAATCCATTATTAGGTTCAGTGCATGATCCCATATATCAAGGTACAAAAAGGGATTTAGCAGAGACTGGTACTCCTGAACCAAAACCTGGACTTGTCACAGAAGCTCATGGAGGAATACTTTTTATTGATGAAATTGGAGAATTAGATGAAATGCTCCAAAATAAGTTATTAAAAGTATTAGAGGATAAAAGGGTAGAATTTTCTTCTTCATATTATGATCCAGATGATGAAAATACTCCTAAGTATATAAAATATCTTTTTGAAAATGGAGCACCAGCGGATTTTATATTAATAGGAGCCACAACTAGGGAGCCTAATGAAATAAATCCAGCATTAAGATCAAGGTGTACAGAAGTTTATTTTGAGCCTTTAAGCTCAAGTGACATAAAGAAAATAGTTGAAAATGCAGCAAATAAAATTGATATTAATTTAGAAGAAGGCGTATCAGAAACTATAAGTAGATATACAATAGAAGGTAGAAAAGCTGTTAATATACTTGCAGATGCATATGGATATGTTTTATATAATCAAAAAGGAACTGATTCGAATTCAAAAGTTTTAATAACAAATGAGGATTTAAATGAGATTATAAGCATAAGTAGATTGGTACCTTTTGAGGATGTTAAAAATGAAGTGAAATATGAAATTGGACATATATATGGGTTAGGTGTTAGTGGTTACATTGGATCTACATTGGAGATAGAAACAGCTGTTTTTGAAGCAAAAGAAAAAGGCAAAGGTTCAGTAAGATTTAATGATACTGCTGGAAGTATGGCAAAAGATTCTGTATTTAATGCAGCCTCTGTAATAAGAAAAATAGCAGATAAAGATTTAAGTGATTATGATATACATGTAAATGTTATAGGAGGAGGTAAAATAGACGGACCTTCTGCTGGAGCAGCTATTACAATATGTATTATAAGTGCACTTTTAAATAAACCATTAAGGCAAGATGTAGCTATAACTGGAGAAATATCTTTAAGAGGCAAAGTAAAGCCTGTTGGAGGTATATTTGAAAAAATTTATGGTGCAAGAAGAAAAGGTATAAAGCTTGTAATTATGCCTGAAGATAACATAAAAGAAGCACCAACAGAGTTTGAGGATATAGAAATAAAAGCAGTAAAAAATATAGAAGAATTAATGAAAATAGTTTTTGAAAGTAATTCTAAGGAGAGATAA
- a CDS encoding replicative DNA helicase, with protein sequence MDAPLRSMPHNIEAEQSVIGSMLVDKTSIAEAMEVLKTEDFYKDAHKVIFNAILDLNQKDVAVDIITLTENLKSNDKLDAAGGITYISELSGSVVSTANIQSYIKIVKDKSVLRKLIRSSTKVIEESYNSQDDVLGVIDLAEKQIFDISNNTNASDFEPMSTVLERGFIEIERLFNNKGQTTGVPSGFRELDAKTSGFQKGDMVLIAARPSMGKTTFALNIAENAALREGKSVAIFSLEMSKEQLAYKLLCSEAHVDMLKLRTGNLDDKDWENIARASGPLGGAKIYIDDTAGISVMEMRSKCRRLKIEHGIDIIMIDYLQLMSGSKGSESRQQEVSEISRSIKALAKEMQCPVVALSQLSRAPEARTDHRPMLSDLRESGSIEQDADVVMFLYRDEYYNKETEEKNVGECIIAKQRNGPTGTVKLAWLGQFSKFGNLDVIHQQ encoded by the coding sequence ATGGATGCACCTCTTAGAAGTATGCCTCATAATATAGAGGCAGAGCAAAGTGTAATAGGTTCAATGCTTGTAGATAAAACTTCCATAGCTGAGGCTATGGAAGTTTTAAAAACTGAGGACTTTTATAAGGATGCACATAAAGTCATATTTAATGCTATATTAGATTTAAATCAAAAAGATGTAGCTGTTGATATAATAACTCTTACAGAAAATTTGAAATCTAATGATAAATTAGATGCTGCAGGAGGAATAACTTATATAAGTGAATTAAGCGGGTCAGTAGTTTCTACAGCAAATATACAATCTTATATAAAGATAGTAAAAGATAAGTCAGTGTTAAGAAAACTTATTAGATCCTCTACAAAAGTAATAGAAGAAAGTTACAATAGCCAAGATGATGTATTAGGGGTTATTGATTTAGCAGAAAAACAAATATTTGATATTTCTAACAATACTAATGCTTCTGATTTTGAGCCAATGAGTACTGTTTTGGAAAGAGGATTTATAGAAATAGAAAGACTTTTTAATAATAAGGGTCAAACCACAGGAGTACCTTCAGGATTTAGAGAACTTGATGCTAAAACATCAGGATTTCAGAAAGGTGATATGGTGTTAATTGCAGCAAGACCGTCTATGGGAAAAACTACATTTGCTTTAAATATAGCAGAAAATGCGGCCTTAAGAGAAGGAAAAAGTGTAGCTATATTTTCTTTAGAAATGTCTAAAGAACAGTTAGCATATAAGCTTTTATGTTCTGAAGCTCATGTAGATATGCTTAAGTTAAGAACAGGTAATTTGGACGACAAGGACTGGGAAAATATTGCTAGAGCGTCAGGACCACTTGGTGGGGCTAAAATATACATAGATGATACTGCAGGTATTTCAGTAATGGAAATGCGATCTAAGTGCAGAAGACTGAAAATAGAACATGGAATAGATATAATAATGATTGACTATCTTCAGTTAATGTCAGGAAGTAAAGGTTCAGAAAGCAGGCAACAGGAAGTATCAGAAATATCTAGATCTATCAAAGCACTGGCAAAGGAAATGCAATGTCCGGTTGTTGCACTATCGCAGCTATCACGTGCACCAGAAGCAAGAACAGATCATAGACCTATGTTATCAGATCTTAGAGAATCAGGTTCTATAGAGCAAGATGCTGACGTGGTTATGTTTTTATATAGGGATGAATATTATAATAAAGAAACAGAAGAAAAAAATGTAGGTGAGTGTATTATTGCAAAGCAAAGAAATGGTCCTACAGGTACTGTCAAACTTGCTTGGCTTGGACAATTCAGTAAATTTGGTAATTTGGATGTCATACATCAACAATAA
- a CDS encoding NisI/SpaI family lantibiotic immunity lipoprotein, which translates to MKKRTIIFILFAILASGLLLGCSILSPKIQQYSTNKEKCYINSDNVTQFIYKGKSYTVLEDTVIKENLGSWVGYIRKLVVIDKNGKVLIQQDTEKATFKTLSDIANKEPNAFAVIPFLNVYESKDSIEKGLIVDANGKYHKAVYTEAVKNSDNIFYYKQKQSVTSDGYFMVNPKNCTQLISMYKVYQITDKTVPDEQIGKYIDIIAKPIVFDKETKMEISQKDLGQINWSGKEANKQKRENWSYGEVHAIQNVDVSNSVAVEINSKYRIAICQ; encoded by the coding sequence ATGAAGAAAAGAACTATTATTTTTATTTTATTTGCTATTTTGGCATCTGGATTGTTATTGGGCTGTTCTATTTTAAGCCCAAAAATACAACAATATTCCACAAATAAAGAAAAATGTTATATTAATTCTGATAATGTTACACAATTTATTTATAAGGGAAAAAGTTATACAGTACTTGAAGATACTGTAATAAAAGAAAACCTTGGTAGTTGGGTAGGTTATATCAGAAAGCTTGTTGTGATTGATAAAAATGGTAAAGTTTTGATTCAACAGGATACAGAAAAGGCCACATTCAAAACGTTATCTGATATTGCCAATAAAGAGCCGAATGCTTTTGCTGTTATTCCATTTTTAAATGTTTATGAATCGAAAGATAGCATCGAAAAGGGCTTAATAGTTGATGCCAATGGTAAATATCATAAGGCAGTTTATACGGAGGCTGTAAAGAATTCTGATAATATTTTTTATTATAAACAGAAACAGTCTGTAACATCAGATGGATATTTTATGGTGAATCCAAAGAACTGTACACAATTAATCAGTATGTATAAAGTGTATCAGATTACAGATAAAACTGTCCCTGATGAACAGATTGGAAAATATATTGATATTATAGCAAAACCCATTGTCTTTGACAAAGAAACAAAAATGGAAATTTCACAAAAAGATTTAGGACAGATCAATTGGAGTGGAAAAGAAGCAAATAAACAAAAACGTGAAAACTGGTCATATGGCGAAGTGCATGCAATTCAAAACGTAGACGTATCAAATTCTGTTGCAGTGGAAATTAACTCAAAGTATCGAATTGCAATCTGCCAGTAA
- a CDS encoding DHH family phosphoesterase: protein MDKKYNYFITGNKVYMIIIAILISVIIVYGHFYIGVVSISFYMILVVYNMKNTKVRQTEWKKFIENFSSQLDNATRNTLVKMPFPLIMIDKKGEILWYNQKYSYIIKNEDILGKSINGVIKEINLRQILDGKKNIIKNVKLKEKYYDIYSNVVDISDNLEDRIILLYLYDVTQMLKIVKNLELNKYTIMLMEVDNFDDVIKTIEEGQRPLIVAEIERTVNCYAQSLNAMIRKYDDNKYVLCVQDNYVEKEMEKKFEILDNIREINMGNKLAVTLSIGVGRGGETPLQNENFAASAKELALGRGGDQAVVKSGEKLSFYGGKTKEVEKRTKVRARVIAHALVELINASSDVFIMGHINPDIDCLGAAVGIYSTIKFLKKDCHIVLEETNSSINLILEKIKNEKEYGNVFIDSKECIDNMKYNSLLILVDVHSRGYVQDIKVVDAFEKIVIIDHHRKSTDFVEGALLSYIEPYASSTSELVTEMLQYMVEKPKIKIIEAEALLAGIYVDTKNFSFKTGVRTFEAASFLRRLGADTVDVKKFFADDLDTYLKRAEIIKSAEIFNNIAIAVCPNEIEDIVLAAQAADELLNITGIKASFVFVKIKDNVYISGRSLGEVNVQVILESLGGGGHMTMAGVKIKQVTLDEALKKLKDAIGKYIMEGEE, encoded by the coding sequence ATGGATAAAAAGTATAATTATTTTATAACTGGTAACAAAGTATATATGATCATAATAGCTATTCTTATTTCAGTAATTATAGTTTATGGGCACTTTTATATAGGAGTAGTATCTATAAGTTTTTATATGATTCTTGTAGTATATAATATGAAAAATACAAAAGTTAGGCAAACAGAATGGAAGAAATTTATAGAGAATTTTTCATCTCAATTGGATAATGCAACTAGAAATACTTTAGTAAAAATGCCTTTCCCATTAATTATGATAGATAAAAAGGGAGAAATTCTTTGGTATAATCAGAAATATTCTTATATAATTAAAAATGAGGATATATTAGGTAAAAGTATTAATGGTGTAATTAAAGAAATTAATTTAAGACAAATTTTAGATGGCAAAAAAAATATAATTAAGAATGTTAAATTAAAAGAAAAATATTATGATATATATAGTAATGTGGTTGATATATCTGATAACTTAGAAGATAGAATAATACTTTTGTATCTTTATGATGTCACACAAATGTTGAAAATTGTTAAGAACTTAGAGTTGAATAAATATACTATAATGCTTATGGAAGTAGATAATTTTGATGATGTAATAAAAACTATTGAGGAAGGTCAAAGGCCATTAATAGTTGCAGAAATAGAAAGAACAGTAAATTGTTATGCTCAAAGTTTAAATGCAATGATAAGAAAATACGATGATAATAAATATGTATTATGTGTTCAAGATAATTATGTTGAAAAAGAGATGGAAAAAAAGTTTGAAATATTAGATAATATAAGAGAAATAAATATGGGTAATAAGTTAGCTGTTACTTTAAGTATAGGAGTAGGACGTGGTGGAGAGACTCCACTGCAAAATGAAAATTTTGCAGCATCTGCTAAGGAGCTAGCACTTGGAAGAGGTGGAGATCAAGCTGTAGTTAAAAGTGGAGAAAAGTTATCCTTTTATGGAGGAAAAACAAAAGAAGTAGAGAAAAGGACTAAGGTAAGAGCAAGGGTTATAGCACATGCTCTTGTAGAATTAATAAATGCTAGTAGTGATGTATTTATAATGGGACATATAAATCCAGATATAGATTGTCTTGGAGCTGCTGTTGGAATATATAGCACAATAAAATTTTTAAAAAAGGATTGTCACATAGTATTAGAAGAAACTAATAGCAGTATAAATTTAATTTTAGAGAAAATTAAAAATGAAAAAGAGTATGGAAATGTATTTATAGATAGTAAAGAATGCATAGACAATATGAAATATAATAGTTTACTTATTCTTGTAGATGTTCATAGCAGAGGGTATGTTCAAGACATAAAAGTGGTAGATGCTTTTGAGAAAATAGTAATAATAGATCATCATAGAAAATCCACAGATTTCGTAGAAGGAGCACTTTTAAGCTATATAGAACCATATGCATCATCCACATCCGAATTAGTTACAGAAATGCTTCAGTATATGGTTGAAAAACCAAAAATAAAAATAATAGAAGCAGAAGCTCTTTTGGCAGGAATTTATGTTGATACTAAGAATTTTTCTTTTAAAACTGGTGTAAGAACTTTTGAAGCAGCTTCTTTTTTAAGAAGATTGGGAGCAGATACTGTAGATGTAAAAAAATTTTTTGCAGATGATTTAGACACCTATTTAAAAAGAGCTGAAATTATAAAGTCAGCTGAAATATTTAATAATATAGCAATAGCTGTATGCCCTAATGAAATAGAAGATATTGTATTAGCTGCACAGGCTGCTGATGAATTGCTAAATATTACAGGTATCAAAGCATCTTTTGTTTTTGTTAAAATAAAAGATAATGTATATATTAGCGGAAGGTCTTTAGGAGAAGTCAATGTGCAAGTTATACTTGAATCTTTAGGTGGAGGAGGACATATGACTATGGCAGGGGTAAAAATTAAGCAAGTCACACTAGATGAAGCTTTAAAAAAACTTAAGGATGCCATTGGCAAATACATTATGGAAGGTGAAGAATAA
- a CDS encoding response regulator, with amino-acid sequence MLNEPKKGDVIVLDSKTNYNFSKSMYMKIYESLPCAAILLDENDKIIELNSKALNIFHDLDLEYHLQRIMEKVNQNLLNSDENDVEKKCEYEIITGDCTKYLEVTVNCIKDDEMAKNIIFIQDVTNYKSSINKLKDEKKVIESNSINEGIFLANISHEIRTSINGIIGMTDLTIMTDLTLEQKENLKLVKSSALKLLDIVNSILDFSKINSGKMKVESIEFNFKELYNEIVRISTMKALDNKLEFKSKIDDAIPEILIGDPIKLKQILDNLIDNAIKFTKYGTVSLIIEKGETIDKKMNLKFYVKDTGIGIDKKDITKLFTNFSQIENKTYTKKPTGTGLGLCICKGLVELMNGKIEVKSRKDIGTLFSFNLFLQKCGKSTIVNIDDRKDKIKRINKKLNILIVEDDKASQIVMYNLFKKYGHICDIVNNGQEALNVLKTKQYDLILMDIQMPIMDGIQATKFIRKSEEGNDKHIPIIALTAYALKGDKEHFLGLGMDEYISKPFNVEELLQTVYKIVKKDEIDLNIVNRQNNIDREALFLYLL; translated from the coding sequence TTGTTAAATGAACCAAAAAAGGGGGATGTAATAGTTTTGGATTCAAAGACAAATTATAATTTTAGTAAGAGTATGTATATGAAAATATATGAAAGTCTTCCCTGTGCTGCAATATTATTAGATGAAAATGATAAGATTATCGAACTAAATAGTAAAGCACTAAATATATTTCATGATCTAGATTTAGAATATCATTTACAAAGGATAATGGAGAAAGTCAACCAAAACTTATTAAACTCAGATGAAAACGATGTAGAAAAAAAGTGTGAATATGAGATTATAACAGGAGATTGTACTAAATATTTAGAGGTTACAGTTAATTGTATAAAAGATGATGAAATGGCTAAAAATATTATATTTATACAGGATGTTACCAATTACAAATCAAGTATAAATAAGCTAAAAGATGAAAAAAAAGTAATAGAAAGTAATAGCATAAATGAAGGAATATTTTTGGCAAATATAAGTCATGAAATTAGAACTTCTATTAATGGAATAATTGGTATGACGGATTTAACTATAATGACAGATTTAACATTAGAACAAAAGGAAAATTTAAAGCTAGTAAAATCTAGTGCATTAAAGCTTTTAGATATAGTAAATAGTATATTGGATTTTTCTAAAATAAATTCAGGAAAGATGAAAGTTGAAAGTATAGAATTTAATTTCAAGGAATTATACAATGAAATTGTAAGAATAAGTACTATGAAGGCTTTAGATAATAAATTAGAATTTAAGTCTAAAATAGATGATGCAATTCCAGAAATATTAATAGGTGATCCTATAAAATTAAAACAAATATTAGATAATTTAATAGATAATGCTATAAAGTTTACTAAGTATGGAACAGTTTCACTTATAATTGAAAAGGGAGAAACTATTGATAAAAAAATGAATCTGAAGTTTTATGTAAAAGATACAGGGATAGGTATAGACAAAAAAGATATTACTAAATTATTTACAAATTTTAGTCAAATAGAAAATAAAACTTATACTAAAAAACCTACTGGTACAGGATTGGGGCTTTGTATATGTAAAGGACTAGTAGAATTAATGAATGGGAAAATAGAAGTAAAAAGTAGAAAAGATATTGGAACTTTATTTTCATTTAATTTGTTTTTGCAAAAGTGTGGAAAATCTACAATTGTAAATATAGATGATAGAAAAGACAAAATTAAAAGAATAAATAAAAAGTTAAATATTTTAATTGTAGAGGATGATAAAGCTAGTCAGATTGTAATGTATAATTTATTTAAAAAATATGGGCATATATGTGATATTGTAAATAATGGACAAGAAGCATTAAATGTATTAAAAACAAAACAGTATGATTTAATTCTTATGGATATACAGATGCCTATAATGGATGGTATTCAGGCAACTAAATTTATAAGAAAATCTGAAGAAGGTAATGATAAACATATACCAATTATAGCGCTTACAGCTTATGCGCTAAAAGGAGATAAAGAACATTTTTTAGGGTTAGGTATGGATGAATATATATCAAAACCTTTTAATGTAGAAGAATTGCTGCAAACTGTATATAAAATAGTTAAAAAGGATGAAATTGATTTAAATATTGTAAATAGGCAAAATAATATAGATAGAGAAGCATTATTTTTATATCTATTATAG
- the rplI gene encoding 50S ribosomal protein L9, with protein MKVILLKDVKSVGKKGDIINASDGYARNYLLPKGLAQEATGTNVHILNNKKEAERRQKLAEIEAAQKTAESLKGKEINLSVKTGENGKLFGSITGKDIADELNKKYNLKVDKKKIIVDNIKQVGTYDVEVKLYPEISTKIKVIIAEK; from the coding sequence ATGAAGGTTATACTTTTAAAAGACGTAAAATCAGTAGGAAAGAAAGGAGATATAATAAATGCTTCTGATGGATATGCAAGAAACTATTTATTACCAAAGGGACTTGCACAAGAAGCAACAGGTACTAATGTTCATATATTAAATAACAAAAAGGAAGCTGAAAGAAGACAAAAACTAGCAGAAATAGAAGCAGCTCAAAAGACAGCTGAAAGCTTAAAAGGAAAGGAAATAAATCTTTCAGTTAAGACAGGTGAAAATGGAAAATTATTTGGATCAATAACAGGAAAGGATATAGCTGATGAATTAAATAAAAAGTATAATTTAAAAGTTGATAAGAAAAAAATCATAGTAGATAACATAAAACAAGTTGGAACTTATGATGTAGAAGTAAAGCTATATCCTGAAATTTCAACTAAAATAAAAGTTATTATAGCAGAAAAATAA
- the hsp18 gene encoding heat shock protein Hsp18 encodes MFDMIPFRRNNSISKRGEDIFDSFFNNFFGEDMFYPSNISTFGNGFKVDLKEDENNYMIEADLPGIKKENIDINLNNNYLTISAKRQDDVEDKNGNYVRRERRYGEFKRSFYIDNVDENAIDASFSDGVLKVILPKKEKIKESQRRIDIH; translated from the coding sequence ATGTTTGATATGATTCCTTTTAGAAGAAACAATTCTATAAGTAAAAGAGGTGAAGATATTTTCGATAGCTTTTTCAATAATTTCTTTGGCGAAGATATGTTCTATCCATCAAATATTTCTACATTTGGAAATGGATTTAAAGTAGATTTAAAAGAAGATGAGAATAATTACATGATAGAGGCTGACTTACCTGGTATAAAAAAAGAAAATATAGATATTAATCTTAATAATAACTACTTAACTATATCAGCAAAACGTCAAGACGATGTAGAAGACAAAAATGGAAATTATGTAAGGCGCGAAAGAAGATACGGAGAATTTAAGAGAAGTTTTTATATAGACAATGTAGATGAAAACGCTATTGATGCATCTTTTAGCGATGGTGTATTAAAGGTTATTCTTCCAAAAAAAGAAAAGATTAAAGAATCTCAGAGAAGAATAGATATTCATTAA
- a CDS encoding DUF3006 domain-containing protein: protein MTGIIDRFEEEFAVVELENMKMINIEKSKIPKEAEEGDVINIEDIITVNYAETEKRRNNIENLMEDLWK from the coding sequence ATGACAGGAATTATTGACAGATTTGAAGAGGAATTTGCAGTGGTAGAGTTAGAAAATATGAAAATGATAAATATAGAGAAAAGTAAAATTCCTAAAGAAGCTGAAGAAGGGGATGTAATAAATATAGAAGATATAATAACAGTAAATTATGCTGAAACAGAAAAAAGAAGAAATAATATAGAAAATTTAATGGAAGACTTGTGGAAGTAA
- a CDS encoding YybS family protein gives MQNRSYSTKSVVEAGLISTLIVVIMLANLYVPVLSVVGKLILPIPVIILYIRHNFKITLAAVVVSSIIVAMLSDPIQAFQCLIILATVGVTLGYCIKHKKSNSLTLIMLTIMSAIGITISFVILVHLAGKHGIIDFMSNQLQQSVNMTKQMYAGMGLTKEQSVILDSIYEFAKPDNLTKNFLLIISLAGFMSACLNYYVTRIILRKLKYDIVEVKSFDYFYINSKMAAIVAIFILVGVLLTKNNMSIGSSITTAGYGILQIMLLLNGAAFVLYYLRNRFNMSKLISNLILIFTILSPLLVVFVYLGLIDILVDFRKLDPNRRRPKEK, from the coding sequence ATGCAAAATAGAAGTTATAGCACAAAATCAGTAGTTGAAGCAGGGTTAATATCAACTTTAATCGTAGTAATTATGCTTGCTAATTTATATGTACCTGTATTGTCGGTGGTTGGAAAATTAATATTGCCAATTCCTGTAATAATACTTTATATAAGACATAATTTTAAAATTACATTAGCTGCAGTAGTGGTGAGTTCAATTATAGTAGCTATGTTAAGTGATCCGATACAAGCATTTCAATGTTTAATTATACTTGCTACTGTTGGAGTGACCTTAGGATATTGTATAAAGCATAAAAAAAGTAATAGTTTAACCTTAATTATGCTAACTATAATGTCTGCTATAGGAATTACAATAAGTTTTGTCATATTAGTTCACTTAGCAGGAAAACATGGAATTATAGATTTTATGTCAAATCAATTGCAACAATCTGTAAATATGACAAAGCAAATGTATGCTGGTATGGGATTAACTAAGGAGCAATCAGTTATATTAGATAGTATATATGAATTTGCTAAGCCAGATAACTTAACAAAAAATTTTCTATTAATTATAAGTTTGGCTGGATTCATGTCAGCATGTTTAAATTATTATGTAACTAGGATTATATTAAGAAAATTAAAATATGATATAGTAGAAGTAAAATCTTTTGATTATTTTTATATTAATAGCAAAATGGCAGCAATAGTAGCTATTTTCATTTTAGTAGGAGTATTGCTTACTAAAAATAACATGTCTATAGGTAGTTCTATAACAACAGCTGGCTATGGCATTCTCCAAATTATGCTTCTATTAAATGGAGCAGCCTTTGTTTTATATTATTTAAGAAATAGGTTTAATATGTCAAAATTAATTTCTAATTTAATATTAATATTTACTATTCTTTCTCCGCTCCTTGTAGTTTTCGTTTATTTAGGACTTATAGATATATTAGTGGATTTTAGAAAACTTGACCCAAATAGAAGAAGGCCTAAAGAAAAATAA